From a single Vitis vinifera cultivar Pinot Noir 40024 chromosome 18, ASM3070453v1 genomic region:
- the LOC132253164 gene encoding TMV resistance protein N-like, producing the protein MASTSSRKPSSFSTSIPPSSYDAFLSFRGEDTRRNFTGHLYHALVTNGINTFKDDEELETGGVIAEALIQAIEESKVFFVIFSKNCAYSKWSLNELVKIIECMKAKQRRVVPIFYDVDPSEVRRQSGGVWKSVCLSPKRCQPRKEEGDSKVEDGLHRSRQSSRI; encoded by the coding sequence ATGGCTTCCACTAGCAGCCGAAAACCCTCTTCCTTTTCTACTTCTATTCCTCCTTCGAGTTATGATGCGTTCTTGAGTTTCAGAGGGGAAGACACCCGTAGAAATTTTACGGGTCATCTCTACCATGctttagttacaaatggaattAACACCTTCAAAGATGATGAAGAGCTTGAGACAGGAGGAGTCATTGCAGAAGCACTCATTCAGGCCATCGAGGAATCAAAGGTTTTCTTTGTCATTTTCTCGAAAAACTGTGCTTACTCTAAGTGGTCTTTAAACGAGCTTGTCAAAATTATTGAGTGTATGAAAGCAAAGCAAAGAAGAGTTGTTCCAATTTTCTATGATGTGGATCCATCGGAAGTGCGAAGACAAAGTGGGGGGGTATGGAAAAGCGTTTGCTTATCACCAAAAAGATGCCAAccaagaaaagaagaaggagaTTCAAAAGTGGAGGATGGCCTTCACAGAAGCAGGCAATCTAGCAGGATATGA